The DNA sequence GCACAAGGGTGACCGGTTCCTTACAGTCTCGTGTTGTCCGGTCCTTTCGCATAAGGGTGGCCGGTTCCTTACAGTCTCGTGTTATCCGGTCCTTTCGCACAAGGGTGACCGGTTCCTTATATTCCTGTGCTGTCCTGTTCCTTACACACAAGAACTTCCGGTTCAAACCAGATTTTGTTACAGTCTCCGCCGTCAGAGAATATAAATAGGCGTATTTATCAAACGTTGTATGCAACATATGCAGCAGTAAAAAAGtatgagccgcaccgtgagaaaaccatcatagtgcatttgattcagaccagcccgcgcatccacgcagtctggtcaggacccatgctgttcgctttcaaagcctattgctattagagaaaccgttagcgaacagcatggatcctgaccagaatgcgcggatgcgcaggctggtctggaaccatgctggtcgcaaatacactatgttggtttattcattgtgcggctcatatataaatatgGTGTGGAAACCGTGAGATTGAaactgagataaaaaaaatcgaCTGTACTTAAATAAATCTAAAACATATTATGGAACAGCCTAAAACATATCTATCCTAGTAGCCTGTGGTATTGCTATATACAAATATAGGTTATAACATTGTGCCTGTTGACAACTTGATTCTATCAACAAATGCTAAACAACAATCTTATGTTGAACATTTACGGCGCCATTGACTTAGTTTGACTCCCTGTTTTGGAATTTCTTTGCGCCTCATTTCTATGTTTAGTCGGTTTAGCTATGgcattttagaaaaataaggaATGCAGTTTTTACTGCAGCTACAAATATAAATACCGGCAAGTTCACATGACTATTTTACGTATATATAATTGTttgttagaaatataaaatacatttttaattagaTATTGCAACTGATTGTTCATATTTGGataatcaaattcaaatatagGTTTTATTTTCCGAGGAATAAAGTAAGtgaagattatttttttcaagctATATATCGTTTCGTGATTTTTGTTCAGGCTCTTAGAATTCAAGATGGCATTGTTTTCTTAATGTCATTGACcagctttaattttttttcatttagttcaaCATAATATTAACTTCCTAACTTCAAGAAAAGAAGTGCATCTTCTTCGAAATGTGTATAAGGGCAAGTGTCTTGCGAAAGAATCAAACCTACGACTCTGAGCATTGATTAGCCAGCGAGAATCCAGACCTACAAATATTTTTGTAGCGTTCTATATGGTATGGAAAGGTCTTCTTTTCATGTGTTGAAAAACATGACATTTTGGacgataaaatgttttaaatgatggACAGTAAAGCACACGGAAATCGTCACGTTAGCACACGCAGGGAAAATCCCGTCACTGTCCATTCTTATACTAGTGACACTGTGAATCAGCTCATTTTTATCAGTCAATACTAGGTCATTGATAACCAATATTTACAAactgaaaaatgttacataataatACGAAAGCGATATCATAAAATATGCTTTGTACccagtgttttattaaaaatagtttcaaacaacataatttagaggtcaaaatgataaaaatgtaaataaaatgactGTAAAAATTGTGTTTACAAACAAATCGTTTCCGACTACGAAGCCATGCAGTCCCTATACAGAATCAGTGTTATAGGAGGTAGGAAATCCAGTTACTTTGTTCTATCAattattcattcatattttagtaaataaactTTTGATACAGGTAATATgtctgatgatgataataataataatattattattttgataataataataatgatactaTTAATAATATTAGTAATAtcagtagtaataataataataataataatgataataaagacTTTTTTAACAAGGAAACACTTCCGAACTCAATAAATACGTTCATTCTAACGATTACAGTTATAGCGTCGGTCATTATGAATAAGTGCACGCTACAAGCTTACTTTCTACAATTCCAGTTACGGGTTTCCCGTGTTCTCTAACAGGACATGCGTAGTGAGCACAGTGAAGAATAACTACATTTACTGTTTGtacatttattcatttcaaaGGTCTTGTTTCAATACAGTTGTATTACGATAACATGCTCAGTTCACCACACTACTGCTAAAAGTCCCTGATTTCAATTTAGTAGGAATAATTACATGAAATATCCAGGTGACATCTCAACATTGTTTTCTTGTGGCATCAACATTAAGTTCAATTTTCAGATTATTTAAATGAGTCCTCTATTGTACATGCATGCAATTTTCCAAGTGTCTATGAAGACGATGGACAGCCCACATTTGAACTCGTCCTAGGCTATCCATCTTTCGTATGCACTTGTAATTGTGTAATACGGCGTTTTAGATCTCAAACAATTTAAAAGGCTAAGAAAGTATTTGCATTACTAGCATTAAACCAATGACAAACAGAGCGGACGCCATCATAGAAAGCTCTGTTAGACCAGCAATAGTCTGTCGCAGTAGTCGTAAGATTGAGCATTAGAATTTGACGAAATGATCATATTTTACGACTTGTCTACTGGGCCGAATTTAAATGCAactttgtcattggtcaattttcaaattttagcgcTGAACCAGCCAAACAGATACCCGGCTTTTGCAAATTCAGTGTCTTGTTACAGCTGTCTGTTCATTTTCGGTGTGTTATTCGGAAGTCTTCTGTGTTAATGCATGATATGCCCGGACTCGGTCAGATATGCAGCAATGTTTCACAGGAATATGACCAcccattttaattgttaaaatgttattgcttTTTATCACACATGCAGGggaaattcccttttttttttcgattatatAGCTCAAATGTAGGTTATCCTCGGTGTCAGCATAATAATCaattcattttatcttttatataataagtaatatttataaacaaataaaaaaaaaacggatacaTTGATGTTACTATGATAGACACTGTTTATACACATTTGaccttcatttaaaaataaagtgCTAATTATTGAAATACTATTTCAGGCCAAAGTAATAAAACGCAAAATGTGAGTCACAACTACGTTTACATACATACGTAAATGTagatttcatttttgtaattgaTCAGCACAAATCTGTCTTCCATAAATGCAAACCGTTTACAGGAGATACTTTTAGACAGATTAATATTCTTGTTCCTTTAATTAAGACATGACGTGGAACTCTATGGTTACTTATGACGATAAGAAAGCCTTGGTGCCAGGTTCGACGACCCACACACACTGTTTGCTTATCATTTGAATAATGCACCATTGCCTTAGTTTAAACAAGGacgttttatatttcaaaaggcATTGCAGTTTCTACACCGTTGATTAAGGTTTATTGTTAATGAAAGTTTCGATTTACATTGACCTTTTGCTTCGttctttctgtaaaaaaatattacctaAGATTCccaatttagaaaatataaactaAGCCAAAATTGTGTTGACATCTTTGGAGACATGCCTATGTGTCCTTTAATTACTTTAAATAATGGCGAAATTTAAACTACTTATTGGCGACACTATGAGCACATGTGCGAACACTGTAAGTTGTAAGGGCCATGTGGTTGTGCCGTCACAATGGTACGGGATATTGGACGCTTTTTTCGAGATGACGATAAAACGAAGATCCAAACAGAACACCGTAGAATATTCACGGTCCACGAAAGTTATAATCAAaactttcttgatattttctcAATTCTGATGAAAATATGGCATGATTATTTACTAAGTATATATTATACCCTGGTTTTTGCATACTCCGAAGATTTTTTTAAACCAGCTGCATGTATGTAATAGTGCATAATATGAATTTAATACTTCTGACCTACTACAGCGGGGTATTGTTATGACTATTAGTTAATGAATCATCCAGGAATTATAGCTAtgacatgtttttaaatatactAGATTTGTACCAGGAAgtataattcattaaatttcGTCGTAAGCTAACAATAGTATCTTATAAtcataaaagtttaaattttaatttattaccTAAGCAAGCCAGTGACTTGTTGAAGGAAAACACCATGATCCGAAGTAATAGATGTTCCTATTTGATCTTTACCGGAGAATCTGATGAAACTTTATATATTCTATAGTAGCTTGTGCCTATTAAAGGTTTTCATACATCTCAGTTATATAATATCTCGACTTTTCTAACTGGCCAGGCCTTCATAATGTGTGAGCGACAAAACTTTTCATAAATATACTACGGATGTATTCTTATGAGAACACAATGTCATGGTCTTTAAATGATTGTATCAGGCTTAGGACTAGATGATACTTATAGAAGTtataaaatgatatgagccgcgccatgggaaaaccaacatagtggatatgcgaccagcatggatccagaccagcctgcgcatccgcgcagtctggtcaggatccatgctgttcgctaatagtttctccaattccaataggctttaaaagcgaacagcatggagcctgaccagactgcgcggatgcgcaggctggtctggatccatgctggtcgcatacccactatgttggttttctcatggcatggctcatatgttaACTATGAAATAGAAATACGGTTATCTTTTTAAGTGAATGTATTTTCAGTTTCGTTGAAAATGTACATCTGAAATCGTAAACAAACGACAAACACGCGCGggcgcgcgcacacacacgcgCTCGTGCACAGGAGAGAGGGAGATGGAGATTGTTATTACCCTTGTAATAAATACCTTAAAATACGATGACATGTCTTACGCTTAAatattttaggtgtatttttctGGGATATTTAGCATTGTACTAGCAATACCttttgtatatgaaaaaaaaaacggattctaagaaaatttcattttttacacTAAAATTGTGATgcagttttgtaaaaatatttattttgttatatgcatttcacatttatttctttgtaaatacattttattaaaccCACACATTCGGAATATAGCCAATTTTTTCAGTTTGATACGTTACGTAACAAGAAAATTATTTGGGCAGTTTTCCCATCAATATAATAgcaaaaaagaagataaaatagtCCCTTTTCGTGAGAAGAGATCTGAACAGTAAAAACAATATAGAATGAACACCGTGGCCAATGATAATCATTTGAAACTAGACCTAATTGTTATCAAGGACGTCTATTTAAAActgtgtatttttcaaatttttcagttATGATTTTAACAAATCATGTAATTGGTGGTTTTCCTTATTGCAAGTATCTTACTTTAGTTGTAAGTTACATCTGTGGCGTAATAGAAACATTTAAAGAATATTCTAACAGTTAGTAGGTATGCATGGAATAAAATTAATTGTAAGTGCTAAAACACTTAATTAGCGAAAATATAACAGTCGTACTTTTGGCTCTGTAGAAAAAATTACATaagatttatttctgaaataaattaggtatatgttctgttctgttctgttgaaCGAAGTCCCGGCAAGCCGACACATCACGGCGGGAAAACGAATAacgttttgaaaatgaaatattcgtTTAAAAGTATAAGTTAGAGGCTCATAATGACTTTGTTTGAAATGtgactgccacattttccgttatgaacataaaatacattaattccttgctaaatcctatttctgataaataCTTcctaacatttgtcaaaggtttgaatattgctgaatatacatgaatgtttTATTGGATCTATTAATTGTACTACCCTCACCCCTCACCTTTAATGCTCTTACTATAACAGTGcatgcagtattaaaagtaattaagtacgtgtaacatctatttggaaagttGCTTCATCTGTtcttaagaaaaacatttaaagcattatgggactttaagtaaatatgatGAGGTGTTATCATTCCAACTGTGACATTGATTAAGAACATACACAAAAGAAGACCGGTTTGATTGGACTACCCAACCCGGTAGTAGATTTACCTGCAGGTCACGCGGGTAAAGAGAATTAAATGACGCTCTTTAAGTTATTGAAATTTTTACAGGTGTTTTGTGGGGACTTCCTAGAAAAGTAAAACGAATGAAATTAAATAAGGCATTCACAAAATAATATAGCGTCGCTAGTCATATGCGGGTTGTGATACTGATAAGATGTCTTCTGAGAGAGGAGACTGTTATTCCTCTGTCTTTACTATAGAGGACGGCAGCGGAGGTAATGTTGACACGAAAACGCGATAAAATAATCTCatgcaaatatcattttctgattcatacatttatatctaaaaatattgTTCAGTCGCATAATAAATGGACACATaagtaaaattgtaaataaattagatagataaataaatgattaacgagtaaaataaaaaaatggaagaaaatgAAGTTGAtcgaacaaaatttaaaaatatcaggGAAATGACGACGATAACGaggatgataatgatgataacgACAGCGACGACAAACACAACAACATCAACAGTACTAATTATAATGATAGTCATGATAATAATGTATTTAAGTGGTACTCCATGAATAATATGTCTTATTTCGTCTCGTTACAGATCCATTCACAGACCCAAAACAGTTGTACGCTGCAAGTCGGGGTCAAATGAATACTCACCCAGATACTGCACGATCAGTTGAGTCCGACCCATACGTTCAAATAGAATCTGGCAATTTTCAAAGTGCGTCCACAGCAGATCTCATTTCTCAAGATAGCTCAAGTTCTCAAACGGTCTTTCCGCGACCAATAACGTTAGATATTCAGCATCAACCACAGAAGAGAATTATGGGACGATACGACTCGCGCAAGCGCAATAAAGACAGTGTGTCGACTGACATTTCGGAGACTGGTTCCGATAAACAGTTCATTTCTAAGTGCTCATTCTATATTGTGGTTGCTTTGGCACTTGTGGCCATGGTTCTTGCAGCCGGTAGCAGCATTGTAATGCTCAGACTAATGTCAAAATGCGATGAGCTCGAGCGAAAATTGAATTCTGCGCAGACGTCGTACACACTTGCGCAACAGGAAGTTCACACTTGTCTTCCGTGTGGTGAACTTTCTCAGGGACCTTTCGAGGAGGACAATGAAGACCTTAAAGGATTGATCTCAAAGGATGAAAATGGGGTTCGAGTTTGCTGTGCAAAGACCGCCAGTCAACTTTCCATAATGCTGAATCTTGTAAGTCCTTAAccttcattttaaaaatacatgttttgttgAGCTTAATTTTAAATTACAATGCGCACGTAAATTACATAATAGTTCCTAAGATACATAGTAGTTAAGTTACTTTACTTTGTATGTATCAAAATGAAGTTGTTCACACTTAACCTGAAATAAAATGTCTAATAGAGAATAAAACGCCCAGAAATTCcctgtatgaaattaatttattatcTTCGGTCAAAATACACCCTTTTctgttatataatatattatgaattttatttatttattttattatttttctgcaGTTCGCGAAAAGGAAACGGCTGGAAGCCTGTTCCCAAGGTAAGAACCCACGAATTTCAGTACAACATATCTTAAGATTTTGTTTATGATTTACTGTTAcattgcataaaaaaaaaaaaaaaatgaaattctaatgCAGTCTTGATTGGTGAATATCAAGGTATCGAGTTCTAACTAAACCTTGCAAAACTCTATACTTCTGTAATTTCATACTTTTTGTACgtctttcttttattttggaGATTAAGATATGTATGACTGAGGTATTTCTTTAAGACTTCCTTGTTCGAAATTGGCGATTACAGACAGTTTTTGAAAGACTAGTACGGTAAAAATCTCTACTATATAAATCTATTTACTGTTGAAAAGactctatttatttttattcctgattcaaaaacaaatagaaaattcttTTTTGCATGCGCATTGTTTATTCGacccaattattttttttttacagttaaaaTAAAGTGGTTGTCTCGTAGATTCTCCAACTTTTTATTTATCGACAGAACTTAATAAACAGATCTTATTTTCAGAGTCACTACTCAAGGAAAATTTGACAGCATCTTGCAATAATACTTCTACGCCTGGTTCCCCACCTGCAAGAATAAATGGAACTATTTCTGCACATTTGGTTGTTGGAAATAGCCAGACTGGAAGTAAGTTACATTTTCACCGCAAATTATTTAGATATTATGAAACATTTTGGCCTGGTTTAATTTGTATATAATGTATCAGCATTTTGACTTGTTCGATTAGTAGATGTGATTTATAGTCAGTGACATcgacttttatttgttttaaataaaaaaaaaatattttgacatttcagGAGAGGAGGACTATCAGCCAATCAGAAATTGGCGCCAAGGATTGCCTGGTACTCATTTGTCCAATATCAACATAACAGCCGAAAATAGCCGAATAGTGGTACCGGAAACTGGTCTGTACTTCCTGTACAGTCAAGTCGGCTTTCTTGTCTATTACGACAAGGAACAAACTGAACAAAGCGCCTCCCAGTCATTATTCCACGTTGTGTACCGCTATAACGCCATCTATCCAATAGATGGTAGCGAAGAGCTTTTACGAAGTGTTGTCACTCAGTGCTGGGAGAAACAAAAGGACTACGGGCGGTACACGAGCTATGTTGGGGCTGCGGTAAAACTTAACAAGGGAGACCAACTCTATGTGAAAGTTTCGAGGATCCAGGATGTCAACAAAGGAGCTTCCACGACGTATTTTGGgcttttcaaactttgatacccGCCAATagtgactgatttgaaaaaaatactgtaaatgcgaTTGCGGGCAAACGTGTTTACAAGCTTGCTCAATACAGCATGCTATTTCCAAATTAAATTTGCTTTAAATGTAGTCGCTGGACGACGCCTTTTTATAACACATGCAGAGCTCAATGCTAAACAATGCTCAATCTGattgattttttctttaaatatatatatcccTGCAAGCTAGAAGATGATAAGTACGAGATTTTAGATGACATCGAAATCAGTGATACATTCCTTCGGGATAAGATATGTTTTACTTCCAGACATTTTCGTGGTCGGAGTAAATTCATGGTCGGGATCAAAACATGCCATTACATTcatttgcattgataaaataccAGTAATCCATAACATCTGTCAGTCATGTCCATTTATTATATGATCTCATGATATCCGGTGCTCTAGATGTTAGCAAACTTATGCTAATATTTGTTGGgtagttataataaaaaagagaaaacagaTTATGTGCGAGAGGTCTTAATAGAAGACTAAGGGATGTGTAAAATGTGCAAGATATCCTCCAAGAGATGTCTTTCCTGGCAGAACAATGTGCACGATATTCTCCTCTTTGACATTTTAAAGGAGCTAGTAGTGCTAATAGGGCACATAAAATGTGTTCAATGTCTTTCTGACAATTTCGGTTAATATGCCATAGCTTAAAGCATGAGATTTGCGTGCTTTCGAAACAGACAGTTTATACAATGACTgtgatatttattaaaatgtaatataatatattgATGCTATATCTTAAATGCTTGAATGTTTGTATAGAAATGAAGCAATATGTTGTTACGTTAAATGTTTCAAAACGTTCTATTGTTAAACAATACTAGAATGAATgagaattattttgttttatatgactttgtatgttttatatctaataaaatgtttccaaatacAGATATTAAACGTTCAAATCTGTCCTCTATATTCAACCAAAAATTTGGAATCCTTTAAATTGATGGATTCATTGAAGTTTTTCCGAACTGAAAATCCCAtcgtgtttttttgttgttgttttacgtggtttaacgtcgcacggacacaataataggtcatatggcgactttacagctttgatgcTGCTGGAAGACCCCacgtgctcctccgtgcattatttacctgggtagaaccactggccttcagtaagcaagctggatggcttcttcgcATGAAGAATACAACGCCCCGAGAGAGGCTTGGagccacattggtgaggggcaaatgattcaaagtcagtgaccttagcCACTCGGCCACGGTGGTCCCAATTCCATGATCGATTCATTGAAGTTTTTTCTAACTGGAAATTCCGACAACAGGAAACCCATTTCAGTCTAAACTGTTAATGATGTCCCGGATGCGGTTGATTTcgtaatgttttattattatgtatGCTTCTTAAGTAACTTAATAAACAATTACCACCTTTTGTACTaagacaatttcaaaataaacaaatatgacaCCGAAACAATATGATGGACGGAGGGCTGGAACTAGGTTTTAGCCCTTAAAAGTTAGACTCTTGGTTTTcagacttcagacaagttgttgagtacattggtgttcTGATATTTGATTGACCCTATTTATTCATAGTTTCTTTTACATATGTTACTGACAGTTCTAGGCCGGTACCCCTATTTTCAAATCGCTTTGTGTCCATATCGGACAGTATTGTGATAAATTTCTCGAATTTGAAACAGTTTGTCAATGATTTCAATCACAATTGATATTTGCTGTAGCGGATGCTCATATTTCCAACCTGCATCTTACACTGAACAATTTTTCAAACTCTTTGATATTGGCTAAATTTCAGTTGATTTCAGTAACATAATGCCATCACGTTCTTGTCATGTCCTACctcttttgttacttttaattggCAACACGTTATCCATCCGTGAAATATACATCTGATTTGTGGCAGTGAGTTCAGGT is a window from the Mercenaria mercenaria strain notata chromosome 7, MADL_Memer_1, whole genome shotgun sequence genome containing:
- the LOC123555198 gene encoding tumor necrosis factor ligand superfamily member 10-like isoform X4; the protein is MDSPECTEHDPFTDPKQLYAASRGQMNTHPDTARSVESDPYVQIESGNFQSASTADLISQDSSSSQTVFPRPITLDIQHQPQKRIMGRYDSRKRNKDSVSTDISETGSDKQFISKCSFYIVVALALVAMVLAAGSSIVMLRLMSKCDELERKLNSAQTSYTLAQQEVHTCLPCGELSQGPFEEDNEDLKGLISKDENGVRVCCAKTASQLSIMLNLFAKRKRLEACSQESLLKENLTASCNNTSTPGSPPARINGTISAHLVVGNSQTGREEDYQPIRNWRQGLPGTHLSNINITAENSRIVVPETGLYFLYSQVGFLVYYDKEQTEQSASQSLFHVVYRYNAIYPIDGSEELLRSVVTQCWEKQKDYGRYTSYVGAAVKLNKGDQLYVKVSRIQDVNKGASTTYFGLFKL
- the LOC123555198 gene encoding uncharacterized protein LOC123555198 isoform X1, which translates into the protein MKYSLTSGECYSPKSPQVVIFPPRFPKSDPFTDPKQLYAASRGQMNTHPDTARSVESDPYVQIESGNFQSASTADLISQDSSSSQTVFPRPITLDIQHQPQKRIMGRYDSRKRNKDSVSTDISETGSDKQFISKCSFYIVVALALVAMVLAAGSSIVMLRLMSKCDELERKLNSAQTSYTLAQQEVHTCLPCGELSQGPFEEDNEDLKGLISKDENGVRVCCAKTASQLSIMLNLFAKRKRLEACSQESLLKENLTASCNNTSTPGSPPARINGTISAHLVVGNSQTGREEDYQPIRNWRQGLPGTHLSNINITAENSRIVVPETGLYFLYSQVGFLVYYDKEQTEQSASQSLFHVVYRYNAIYPIDGSEELLRSVVTQCWEKQKDYGRYTSYVGAAVKLNKGDQLYVKVSRIQDVNKGASTTYFGLFKL
- the LOC123555198 gene encoding uncharacterized protein LOC123555198 isoform X2; this translates as MSSERGDCYSSVFTIEDGSGDPFTDPKQLYAASRGQMNTHPDTARSVESDPYVQIESGNFQSASTADLISQDSSSSQTVFPRPITLDIQHQPQKRIMGRYDSRKRNKDSVSTDISETGSDKQFISKCSFYIVVALALVAMVLAAGSSIVMLRLMSKCDELERKLNSAQTSYTLAQQEVHTCLPCGELSQGPFEEDNEDLKGLISKDENGVRVCCAKTASQLSIMLNLFAKRKRLEACSQESLLKENLTASCNNTSTPGSPPARINGTISAHLVVGNSQTGREEDYQPIRNWRQGLPGTHLSNINITAENSRIVVPETGLYFLYSQVGFLVYYDKEQTEQSASQSLFHVVYRYNAIYPIDGSEELLRSVVTQCWEKQKDYGRYTSYVGAAVKLNKGDQLYVKVSRIQDVNKGASTTYFGLFKL
- the LOC123555198 gene encoding tumor necrosis factor ligand superfamily member 10-like isoform X3; its protein translation is MQSLYRISVIGDPFTDPKQLYAASRGQMNTHPDTARSVESDPYVQIESGNFQSASTADLISQDSSSSQTVFPRPITLDIQHQPQKRIMGRYDSRKRNKDSVSTDISETGSDKQFISKCSFYIVVALALVAMVLAAGSSIVMLRLMSKCDELERKLNSAQTSYTLAQQEVHTCLPCGELSQGPFEEDNEDLKGLISKDENGVRVCCAKTASQLSIMLNLFAKRKRLEACSQESLLKENLTASCNNTSTPGSPPARINGTISAHLVVGNSQTGREEDYQPIRNWRQGLPGTHLSNINITAENSRIVVPETGLYFLYSQVGFLVYYDKEQTEQSASQSLFHVVYRYNAIYPIDGSEELLRSVVTQCWEKQKDYGRYTSYVGAAVKLNKGDQLYVKVSRIQDVNKGASTTYFGLFKL